A window from Synechococcus sp. RSCCF101 encodes these proteins:
- a CDS encoding metal ABC transporter permease, whose amino-acid sequence MTWWLTPLLMALLTGLLAPLSGTLLLVQRRVLLGNLISHAVLPGLAVAVALKLSPLLGGALSGLLAVLLSERLFAAPAGRERDAVTNTVLAGFLGLGVLLIPLLQVRVDLEALLFGDLLLSGPNDLLWALLALLLLLGVVLRWRRELVFLGVDPQGAEACGVPVGRLRLLLALCTALVVTTAMTAVGVILVIGLMCAPALVGLSGAVSLQRAMLRASVLGALLSGGGFLLALALNWPPGPLIGVLCMALLLPPRRAG is encoded by the coding sequence ATGACCTGGTGGCTGACGCCGCTGCTGATGGCTCTGCTCACCGGGCTGCTGGCGCCCCTGAGCGGCACCCTGCTGCTGGTGCAGCGCCGGGTGCTCCTGGGCAACCTGATCTCCCACGCGGTGCTGCCGGGGCTGGCGGTGGCGGTGGCCCTGAAGCTCTCGCCCCTGCTGGGCGGTGCCCTGAGCGGCCTGCTGGCGGTGCTGCTCTCCGAACGCCTGTTCGCCGCACCCGCCGGGCGCGAGCGCGATGCGGTGACCAACACGGTGCTGGCGGGCTTCCTCGGGCTCGGGGTGCTGCTGATCCCGTTGCTGCAGGTGCGGGTGGATCTGGAGGCGCTCCTCTTCGGCGATCTGCTGCTCAGCGGGCCAAACGACCTGCTCTGGGCGCTGCTGGCCCTGCTGCTGCTGCTGGGGGTGGTGCTGCGCTGGCGGCGGGAGCTGGTGTTCCTCGGGGTGGACCCCCAGGGGGCCGAGGCCTGCGGCGTGCCGGTGGGGCGGCTGCGGCTGCTGCTGGCGCTCTGCACCGCGCTGGTGGTCACCACCGCGATGACGGCGGTGGGGGTGATCCTGGTGATCGGCCTGATGTGCGCCCCCGCACTGGTGGGCCTCTCCGGCGCCGTGAGCCTGCAGCGGGCCATGCTGCGGGCCTCGGTGCTGGGGGCCCTGCTCAGCGGCGGCGGTTTCCTGCTGGCCCTGGCGCTCAACTGGCCGCCCGGACCCCTGATCGGCGTGCTCTGCATGGCCCTGCTGCTGCCGCCGCGGCGCGCCGGCTGA
- a CDS encoding Y-family DNA polymerase, translated as MPQAIALIDGNNFYAACEKSLEPALIGRPLVVLSNNDGCIVARSAEARALGIAMGTPYFKARPELERHGVVVRSSNYALYGDMSQRLMSLLELHCDELEIYSIDEAFARITRPADGDLRGWASGLRALVRRDLGLPIAIGIGASKAQAKLANRLAKSSPAHAGMFDLGRCDDPDLWLERIAIEDVWGIGRRLSRWCRLRGIRTARQLRDMPSGELRARCGVVGLRLQRELHGHACLPMDLAPSPKRETCVSRSFSRPITRAAELREAVATYVSRAAEKLRRQRQRAGALTVFARTSPFAPGFYSNAASARLDLPSNDTAVLLAAALPLADRLFRPHRRLAKAGVLMQQLQGSDQLQQHLFASLPPAEQQRRERLMATIDRLNHRYGRGTVAWAACGLQPGWAMRRQCLSRAATTRLADVPLVRA; from the coding sequence ATGCCGCAGGCCATCGCTCTGATCGACGGCAACAACTTCTATGCGGCCTGTGAGAAGAGCCTGGAGCCGGCCCTGATCGGCCGCCCCCTGGTGGTGCTCTCCAACAACGATGGCTGCATCGTCGCCCGCAGCGCCGAGGCCCGCGCTCTCGGCATCGCCATGGGCACCCCCTACTTCAAGGCCCGCCCGGAGCTGGAGCGCCACGGCGTCGTGGTGCGCAGCTCCAACTACGCCCTCTACGGCGACATGAGCCAGCGGCTGATGAGCCTGCTCGAGCTCCACTGCGACGAGCTGGAGATCTATTCGATCGATGAGGCCTTCGCCCGCATCACCCGGCCGGCCGACGGCGACCTGCGGGGCTGGGCCTCCGGCCTGCGGGCCCTGGTGCGCCGCGATCTCGGCCTGCCGATCGCCATCGGCATCGGTGCCAGCAAGGCCCAGGCCAAGCTGGCCAACCGCCTGGCCAAATCCAGCCCCGCCCACGCGGGGATGTTCGATCTCGGCCGCTGCGACGATCCCGACCTCTGGCTGGAGCGGATCGCCATCGAGGACGTGTGGGGCATCGGCCGCCGGCTGTCCCGCTGGTGCCGCCTGCGCGGCATCCGCACCGCCCGCCAGCTGCGCGACATGCCCAGCGGCGAGCTCAGGGCCCGCTGCGGTGTGGTGGGGCTGCGCCTGCAGCGGGAACTGCACGGCCACGCCTGCCTGCCGATGGATCTGGCGCCCTCGCCGAAGCGGGAAACCTGCGTGAGCCGCAGCTTCAGTCGGCCGATCACCCGGGCCGCCGAGCTGCGGGAGGCGGTGGCCACCTATGTGAGCCGTGCCGCCGAGAAGCTGCGCCGGCAGCGGCAGCGGGCCGGAGCCCTCACCGTGTTCGCCCGCACCAGCCCCTTCGCGCCGGGCTTCTACAGCAATGCCGCCAGCGCCCGGCTCGATCTGCCCAGCAACGACACCGCCGTGCTGCTGGCCGCCGCCCTGCCCCTGGCCGACCGCCTCTTCCGTCCCCACCGCCGGCTGGCCAAGGCGGGGGTGCTGATGCAGCAGCTGCAGGGCAGCGATCAGCTCCAGCAGCACCTGTTCGCGTCGCTGCCGCCGGCCGAGCAGCAACGGCGCGAACGCCTGATGGCCACGATCGATCGCCTCAACCACCGCTACGGCCGGGGCACGGTGGCATGGGCCGCCTGCGGCCTGCAGCCCGGTTGGGCCATGCGCCGCCAGTGCCTCAGCCGCGCCGCCACCACCCGCCTGGCGGATGTGCCCCTGGTGCGGGCCTGA